A DNA window from Bos indicus x Bos taurus breed Angus x Brahman F1 hybrid chromosome 16, Bos_hybrid_MaternalHap_v2.0, whole genome shotgun sequence contains the following coding sequences:
- the CNIH3 gene encoding protein cornichon homolog 3 isoform X10 yields MFLCAQEWLTLGLNVPLLFYHFWRYFHCPADSSELAYDPPVVMNADTLSYCQKEAWCKLAFYLLSFFYYLYWVQKTQKSCIYNSFWNNSALEHDLHFSELLTRRPRTFTETEMGEARGCAVHPAGDGSRDQCGDVTDRDGQILGIGSRKQAAASARASPLSHVWSPCVPVFRVCTPHLACRSLLGSRGM; encoded by the exons ATGTTCCTGTGTGCTCAGGAGTGGCTCACCCTGGGGCTGAATGTCCCTCTACTCTTCTATCACTTCTGGAG GTATTTCCACTGTCCAGCAGACAGCTCCGAGCTCGCCTATGACCCACCGGTGGTCATGAACGCAGACACCTTGAGTTACTGTCAGAAGGAGGCGTGGTGTAAGCTGGCCTTCTATCTCCTCTCCTTCTTCTACTACCTTTACTG GGTCCAGAAGACTCAGAAGAGCTGCATCTATAACTCCTTCTGGAATAACTCAGCCCTGGAG CATGATCTACACTTTAGTGAGCTCTTAACTCGAAGACCACGCACATTCACAGAGACTGAGATGGGAGAGGCCCGAGGCTGTGCAGTCCATCCTGCTGGTGACGGGAGCAGGGACCAGTGTGGGGATGTGACAGACAGAGATGGGCAGATACTCGGAATTGGGAGCCGGAAGCAGGCAGCAGCCAGCGCCCGAGCCAGCCCGCTGTCACACGTGTGGTCGCCCTGTGTACCAGTCTTCCGCGTTTGCACCCCACACTTGGCCTGTAGATCCCTTCTGG